A region from the Geobacter benzoatilyticus genome encodes:
- the mscL gene encoding large conductance mechanosensitive channel protein MscL produces the protein MGMMQEFKEFAVKGNVVDLAVGVIIGGAFGKIVTSFVSDIVMPPLGMVMGKVNFTDLFINLSDTPYDSLKAAKDAGAPVISYGVFINTMIDFIIIAFVIFLVIKQINRLKKEPAPAPPNTKDCPYCLSAVPVKATKCGFCTSDLK, from the coding sequence ATGGGAATGATGCAGGAATTCAAGGAGTTCGCAGTAAAGGGGAATGTTGTTGACCTGGCGGTTGGTGTCATCATCGGCGGAGCTTTCGGCAAGATCGTCACCTCCTTTGTCAGCGACATCGTCATGCCCCCCCTGGGGATGGTGATGGGCAAGGTGAACTTCACCGACCTTTTCATCAACCTCTCCGACACACCCTACGACAGCCTCAAGGCAGCAAAGGACGCCGGCGCCCCGGTCATCAGCTACGGCGTATTCATCAACACGATGATCGACTTCATCATCATCGCCTTCGTCATATTCCTGGTAATCAAGCAGATAAACCGCCTCAAAAAAGAGCCGGCTCCCGCGCCGCCCAACACCAAGGATTGCCCCTACTGCCTGTCGGCAGTCCCCGTGAAAGCGACCAAGTGTGGATTCTGCACCTCCGATCTGAAGTGA
- a CDS encoding PilZ domain-containing protein, with protein sequence MDVTEQRHFQRVPFATGSTVEFRGERHDAEVVDISLKGALLRLTGLTSIQRGDVCAVSISLSNSDIVIQFEAEAAHLRDQLLGVKLLKIDIDSMIHLRNIVELNTANPDQVRKELSFLHCED encoded by the coding sequence ATGGATGTGACAGAGCAGAGGCATTTCCAGCGGGTCCCATTTGCTACTGGCTCCACCGTTGAGTTCAGAGGTGAACGACACGACGCCGAAGTCGTTGATATCAGCCTGAAAGGGGCATTGCTCAGGCTTACCGGACTCACTTCCATACAGCGGGGAGACGTGTGCGCCGTATCAATTTCCCTCTCAAACTCGGACATCGTAATCCAGTTCGAAGCGGAGGCAGCCCACCTCCGTGACCAGTTACTTGGCGTCAAACTTCTGAAAATTGACATCGACTCCATGATACATTTGCGCAATATTGTCGAGCTCAACACGGCCAATCCCGACCAGGTCCGCAAGGAACTTTCCTTCCTTCACTGCGAGGACTGA
- a CDS encoding ABC-F family ATP-binding cassette domain-containing protein has product MIHLSNITKQHGAQVLFRDASFQILPGSRTGLVGPNGAGKTTIFRIITGEEEVDAGEITCAKKTTIGYFSQDVGDMSGRSALEEVMAGSAETVRLAAELKEMEAAMCEPQSDDEMAALLERYGAAQEEFEHRGGYDLDTRAQTVLTGLGIGPDRFHHPVESFSGGWKMRIALAKILTLKPDVLLLDEPTNHLDVESIIWLEEWLANDFDGALLMTSHDRDFMNRIVTRIIEVANKTVTTYGGNYDFYEREREIRREQLLASHRRQQEMLAKEEEFIARFAARASHAAQVQSRVKKLEKIDRIEIPPEERVVRFDFNEPPRSGEDVVVMNDLAKVWQTPDGGEKPVFSGVSGIIRRLNKIAVVGVNGAGKSTFLKVLAGQTEPTAGTVAIGANVALGYFSQHAMEVLDPKKTVFETVQEAMPLANIGVIRNLLAAFLFPGDAVDKRIENLSGGEKSRVVLATLLARPVNFLVLDEPTNHLDIRSREILLDALRNFTGTVVLVSHDRHFLRSLVNRVFEVDHGEMRVYEGDYSYYLHKSHELHGG; this is encoded by the coding sequence ATGATTCACCTCTCCAACATCACCAAACAGCATGGCGCCCAGGTCCTGTTCCGGGACGCCAGCTTCCAGATCCTCCCCGGCAGCCGCACCGGCCTCGTGGGCCCCAACGGCGCCGGCAAGACCACCATCTTCCGGATCATCACCGGCGAGGAGGAGGTGGACGCCGGCGAGATCACCTGCGCCAAGAAGACCACCATCGGTTACTTCTCCCAGGACGTAGGGGATATGTCTGGCCGCTCCGCCCTGGAAGAGGTCATGGCCGGCTCCGCGGAGACGGTGCGCCTCGCCGCCGAGCTGAAGGAGATGGAGGCGGCCATGTGCGAGCCCCAGTCCGACGACGAAATGGCGGCGCTCCTGGAGCGCTACGGCGCTGCCCAGGAGGAGTTCGAGCACCGTGGCGGCTACGACCTGGATACCCGCGCCCAGACGGTCCTCACCGGTCTCGGCATCGGCCCCGACCGTTTCCATCACCCGGTTGAGTCATTCAGCGGCGGCTGGAAGATGCGGATCGCCCTGGCGAAAATCCTCACCCTCAAGCCCGACGTGCTCCTCCTGGACGAGCCCACTAACCACCTGGACGTGGAATCGATCATCTGGCTGGAGGAGTGGCTTGCCAACGACTTCGACGGGGCGCTCCTCATGACGAGCCACGACCGGGACTTCATGAACCGGATCGTCACGCGAATCATCGAGGTGGCCAACAAGACCGTCACCACCTACGGCGGCAACTACGACTTCTACGAGCGGGAGCGGGAGATCCGCCGGGAGCAGCTTCTGGCCAGCCACAGGCGCCAGCAGGAGATGCTTGCGAAAGAGGAGGAATTCATCGCCCGCTTTGCAGCCAGGGCTTCCCACGCGGCCCAGGTGCAGTCGCGGGTGAAGAAGCTGGAGAAGATCGACCGGATCGAGATCCCCCCCGAGGAGCGGGTGGTCCGCTTCGATTTCAACGAGCCCCCCCGAAGCGGCGAGGATGTGGTGGTGATGAACGATCTGGCGAAGGTCTGGCAGACCCCGGACGGGGGGGAGAAGCCGGTTTTCAGCGGCGTATCGGGAATCATCCGGCGGCTCAACAAGATCGCCGTGGTGGGGGTCAACGGGGCGGGAAAGTCCACCTTCCTCAAGGTGCTGGCGGGGCAGACGGAACCCACCGCCGGTACCGTGGCCATCGGGGCCAACGTGGCGTTGGGTTACTTCAGTCAGCACGCCATGGAGGTACTGGACCCGAAGAAGACCGTCTTCGAGACCGTGCAGGAGGCCATGCCCCTGGCGAACATCGGCGTCATCCGCAACCTGCTGGCGGCATTCCTCTTCCCGGGCGACGCCGTGGACAAGCGGATCGAAAACCTCTCCGGCGGCGAGAAGAGCCGGGTGGTGCTGGCAACACTCCTGGCCCGCCCCGTCAACTTCCTCGTCCTGGACGAGCCCACCAACCACCTGGACATCCGCTCCCGGGAGATCCTCCTGGATGCCCTCCGGAACTTCACCGGCACCGTGGTCCTCGTGAGCCACGACCGCCACTTCCTCCGCTCCCTGGTGAACCGGGTCTTCGAGGTGGACCACGGCGAGATGCGAGTCTACGAGGGGGATTACTCCTATTATCTGCACAAGAGCCACGAACTCCACGGAGGATAA
- a CDS encoding sensor histidine kinase: MTRALSIKQKFIVMIVILVLPTVAISFWHYFDIVKKQTVEVAHHNQDLASSVAAKLDNLIAETFSLIRTVSAHPAVLAGNSAEIDPLFAKLLPSFPLRLNILAADRNGNNIGSAVPDPQARSLNYLDREWFCRARSGMEVIGNIHSSKMFKRAAVMMAAPVCNGNGKIVGVVGVPFDLRKLNAVMATSWHKRPQTSLVVVDSNGMVLVDTEEPGMVGSKFSKNLVPCNIAAVDSPHYHWVDSKGIERLVSVAPVDGRGWTVIATIPLSKARELALSISRVSLLVSFSAGLMAMMLAWWFGRTMIREMKELLTGMGEIERGNLEYSMKLSGTAELEHVAESFNEMAERLRRSEAELRALNAELEQRVTKRTIQLEHANKELESFSYSVSHDLNAPLRRLAGFSRVLLEDYGERLDDEGQRIAERIEHASQQMAEMVNGMLNLSRLSRGDFRRQTVDLSAMSREILNGLAGCCPERRVHSDIADNIRIDADPSLLRVLMENLLGNAWKYTRTREQAEIAVGVLNQGGQKIFFVRDNGVGFDLSRADRLFTPFQRMHREEEFEGDGIGLATVQRIVHRHGGRVWAEAAVDEGATFFFTLEG; encoded by the coding sequence ATGACCAGAGCGTTATCCATCAAGCAGAAATTCATTGTCATGATAGTAATCCTGGTGCTCCCCACCGTTGCGATTTCCTTTTGGCATTATTTCGATATCGTAAAGAAGCAAACCGTTGAGGTTGCCCATCATAATCAGGATCTGGCCTCCAGCGTCGCCGCAAAGCTGGATAACCTCATCGCCGAGACCTTCAGCCTTATACGCACCGTTTCCGCGCATCCGGCTGTGCTCGCGGGAAACTCGGCGGAGATAGACCCACTGTTTGCGAAACTACTCCCTTCGTTCCCGTTGCGGCTCAATATCCTTGCCGCCGACCGCAATGGCAACAATATCGGCAGCGCTGTTCCGGACCCGCAGGCGAGATCGCTCAATTACCTGGACCGTGAATGGTTCTGCCGTGCGCGCAGCGGCATGGAGGTCATAGGAAACATTCATAGCTCCAAGATGTTCAAACGGGCGGCGGTCATGATGGCTGCCCCGGTATGCAACGGAAATGGAAAAATCGTGGGTGTTGTCGGTGTCCCCTTCGATCTACGGAAACTCAACGCCGTCATGGCAACATCCTGGCACAAGCGCCCTCAGACATCCCTCGTCGTTGTGGACAGCAACGGTATGGTCCTGGTGGATACCGAGGAGCCGGGGATGGTGGGGAGCAAATTTTCAAAAAACTTGGTTCCTTGCAATATTGCTGCGGTTGACTCACCCCATTATCACTGGGTCGACAGTAAGGGGATAGAGCGCCTGGTCAGTGTCGCGCCGGTTGACGGCCGGGGGTGGACCGTCATAGCAACAATTCCCCTGTCGAAGGCCAGGGAGCTGGCCCTGAGCATAAGCAGGGTTTCCCTGCTGGTTTCGTTCAGCGCCGGACTCATGGCAATGATGCTGGCCTGGTGGTTTGGACGGACGATGATTAGGGAAATGAAAGAGCTGCTTACCGGCATGGGAGAGATAGAGCGGGGGAACCTCGAATATTCCATGAAGCTCTCCGGTACCGCCGAACTGGAGCATGTCGCCGAATCCTTCAACGAAATGGCGGAACGTCTGCGGCGCAGCGAGGCGGAGTTGCGGGCTTTGAATGCCGAGCTAGAGCAGCGCGTTACCAAACGGACGATTCAGCTTGAGCATGCCAACAAGGAGTTGGAATCTTTCAGCTATTCAGTTTCCCATGATCTGAATGCCCCTCTGCGACGGCTTGCAGGGTTCAGCCGGGTGCTCCTGGAGGACTACGGTGAGAGACTCGATGATGAAGGGCAGCGGATCGCCGAACGTATCGAGCATGCTTCCCAGCAGATGGCGGAGATGGTGAACGGTATGCTCAATCTCTCGCGACTGAGCCGTGGGGATTTCCGACGGCAAACCGTCGATTTGAGTGCGATGTCCCGTGAAATTCTGAACGGTCTTGCCGGTTGCTGCCCCGAGCGCCGGGTTCATTCCGACATTGCCGACAATATTCGGATTGATGCTGATCCGTCTCTGCTTAGGGTACTTATGGAGAATCTCCTGGGGAATGCCTGGAAGTACACGCGGACGCGGGAACAGGCCGAGATTGCCGTGGGGGTCCTTAACCAGGGGGGGCAGAAAATCTTCTTTGTCCGTGACAATGGTGTCGGGTTTGATCTGTCCCGTGCCGACAGGCTTTTTACCCCCTTCCAGCGCATGCATCGGGAGGAAGAGTTCGAGGGTGACGGCATCGGCCTTGCCACGGTTCAGCGGATTGTCCATCGCCACGGTGGGCGCGTCTGGGCGGAAGCTGCCGTGGATGAGGGGGCGACTTTTTTTTTCACTCTTGAAGGATGA
- a CDS encoding RCKP-type rubredoxin-like domain-containing protein, whose translation MATWKCSTCGFTKEGRCKPQKCPQCQEKGNFEKQD comes from the coding sequence ATGGCAACCTGGAAATGCAGCACTTGCGGCTTCACCAAAGAGGGGCGGTGCAAGCCCCAGAAATGTCCCCAGTGCCAGGAGAAGGGGAACTTCGAGAAGCAGGATTAA
- a CDS encoding M16 family metallopeptidase, with translation MTIVKRLLLILAVALLPAVALGAEARKADPRTMTFAPLDFQVPKTERVVLKNGMVVHMLPDRELPLVSLTAYVNVGSIYEPAHKAGLAGITGAVMRSGGTKELSPQALDAELEFMASAVESGIGADAGSISLTCLKRNLPRTLELFAQVMTAPAFSEDRVTLARNRAIEALRRQNDDSKSIADREFQKAIYPNHPLGRFPTVETVTAITRDDLVAFHKQYFHPNNVILAVSGDFDKKELVALLEKTFAGWKKEAIAFPAIPEPAREVNPGVFLARKEVPQSAIRMGHPGIDKNNPDLHAIRVMDYILGGGFTSRLMTEVRSNQGLAYNVYASFDIGRRFIGTFEAETETKSESTAKAIALMKDIIAGMTKEPVSDAELALAKDAIVNSFIFGFARADVVAAQRARIEFFGYPDGYLENYRAGIARVTKEDVLRVARKYLKPDKMVIVVAGDDKTFDKPLSTFGTVEEIELDNGATKGEK, from the coding sequence ATGACCATCGTGAAACGATTGCTACTCATTCTTGCGGTTGCGCTCCTTCCCGCCGTGGCCCTCGGGGCCGAGGCCAGGAAGGCCGACCCCCGCACCATGACCTTTGCCCCCCTGGACTTCCAGGTACCGAAGACGGAGCGGGTGGTGCTGAAAAACGGCATGGTCGTCCACATGCTCCCGGACCGGGAGCTTCCATTGGTGAGCCTCACCGCCTACGTGAATGTGGGGAGCATCTATGAGCCGGCCCACAAGGCCGGCCTTGCCGGCATCACCGGGGCGGTCATGCGGAGCGGCGGTACGAAGGAGCTTTCTCCCCAGGCTCTCGATGCGGAACTGGAGTTCATGGCCTCGGCGGTGGAGTCGGGCATAGGCGCCGACGCGGGGAGCATCTCTCTCACCTGTCTCAAGCGGAACCTCCCCCGGACCCTGGAGCTCTTTGCCCAGGTCATGACGGCCCCTGCTTTCAGCGAAGACCGGGTGACCCTGGCCAGGAACCGGGCCATCGAGGCCCTGCGCCGCCAGAACGACGACTCCAAGTCCATCGCCGACCGGGAGTTCCAGAAGGCCATCTACCCCAACCATCCCCTGGGGCGTTTTCCCACTGTCGAGACGGTCACGGCCATCACCCGTGATGACCTGGTGGCGTTCCATAAGCAGTACTTTCATCCCAACAACGTAATCCTCGCTGTTTCCGGCGACTTTGACAAAAAGGAGCTCGTCGCCCTCCTGGAGAAGACCTTTGCCGGGTGGAAAAAGGAAGCTATCGCCTTTCCCGCCATCCCCGAGCCGGCCAGGGAGGTGAACCCCGGCGTATTCCTGGCCCGGAAGGAGGTGCCCCAGTCGGCCATCCGCATGGGGCATCCGGGGATCGACAAGAACAATCCCGACCTCCATGCCATCCGGGTCATGGACTACATCCTCGGCGGCGGGTTCACCTCCCGGCTCATGACCGAGGTTCGCTCCAACCAGGGGCTTGCCTACAACGTCTACGCTTCCTTCGACATCGGCCGGCGCTTCATCGGCACCTTCGAGGCCGAGACAGAGACCAAAAGCGAATCCACCGCCAAGGCTATTGCCCTCATGAAAGACATTATCGCCGGCATGACGAAGGAGCCGGTCAGTGACGCCGAGCTGGCACTGGCCAAGGATGCCATCGTCAACTCGTTCATCTTCGGCTTTGCCCGGGCCGACGTCGTTGCCGCCCAGCGGGCGCGGATCGAATTCTTCGGTTATCCCGATGGGTACCTGGAGAACTACCGGGCCGGGATTGCCAGGGTCACGAAGGAGGACGTCCTCCGGGTGGCGCGGAAATACCTCAAGCCGGACAAGATGGTGATCGTGGTGGCCGGCGACGACAAGACTTTCGACAAACCCCTTTCCACCTTCGGAACGGTGGAGGAGATCGAGCTGGATAACGGAGCAACGAAAGGAGAGAAATGA